A genome region from Nitrospira sp. includes the following:
- a CDS encoding O-antigen ligase family protein: MLKPSSVRVHEGTRSANSRFRVTPPESNIGFYLVLVALLFEFGRPQDFLPPLKVIPFPSLIDVSLGLAVLISGKASLANIQTRLWMGLLGFMALWVPFANNNFHALMTFKDMTLYFFFYLGIVTFVDSTSRMHKLILAWLAVHAVLAVNGMLHQGRGVGGWLGDENDFGMEMNVAVPVVFFMYQAASTQRAKFGYIVLLGLVVMSVVATSSRGAFLGLLAIGAFCWFYSSRKIMSLLVGVCLAGLILIAAPQEYWDRISSITDDSTVETGTAGQRMFTWGIGWEMFLANPILGVGQGNFPWTIGEYMGGRTWQTKSLAGRQAHSLYFTLMPELGLVGIIIFGAMIYLNYRDTRVRQYFPIGSHRVGQKRENREGNDPEFERAALFGNAILGGMIGYLTTSAFISTLYYPTFWILMGFAVALRNTTQLYAVAQSDIAASSSPEQKVSLWSRPRTVRLRH, from the coding sequence ATGTTGAAACCCAGTTCCGTTCGTGTTCACGAGGGGACTCGCTCTGCTAATTCTCGCTTCCGTGTAACGCCACCTGAATCGAATATCGGCTTCTATCTAGTCCTTGTGGCTCTCTTGTTCGAGTTCGGGCGACCGCAAGATTTTTTACCCCCTCTTAAGGTGATTCCGTTTCCTTCTCTCATTGATGTGTCGCTGGGATTAGCCGTTCTTATTTCGGGTAAAGCTAGCCTTGCCAATATTCAAACCAGGCTCTGGATGGGGCTATTAGGGTTCATGGCACTATGGGTGCCATTTGCAAATAATAATTTCCACGCCTTGATGACGTTTAAAGACATGACTTTGTATTTCTTTTTTTATTTAGGGATTGTCACTTTCGTCGATTCTACCAGTCGTATGCACAAGCTTATTCTCGCGTGGTTGGCTGTACATGCCGTATTGGCCGTTAACGGCATGTTGCATCAAGGGCGTGGAGTTGGTGGATGGTTAGGGGACGAGAACGACTTTGGAATGGAAATGAATGTGGCTGTTCCGGTCGTATTTTTCATGTATCAGGCAGCGTCGACTCAACGGGCAAAGTTCGGCTATATCGTCTTGCTGGGCCTCGTTGTTATGTCAGTCGTAGCTACGTCATCGCGAGGCGCATTTTTGGGTTTGCTGGCCATTGGGGCATTCTGCTGGTTTTATTCTTCCCGCAAAATCATGTCACTCCTGGTCGGTGTATGCCTTGCCGGCTTGATCCTCATTGCAGCGCCTCAGGAATACTGGGATCGAATCAGCTCAATCACCGATGACAGCACAGTGGAAACTGGCACTGCTGGCCAACGGATGTTCACCTGGGGAATAGGGTGGGAAATGTTCCTCGCCAATCCCATTTTGGGCGTAGGGCAGGGAAACTTTCCCTGGACAATCGGCGAGTACATGGGAGGACGTACGTGGCAAACGAAATCACTGGCCGGGCGTCAGGCGCATTCGCTTTACTTTACGTTGATGCCAGAACTCGGGCTTGTAGGAATCATCATTTTCGGTGCGATGATCTATCTCAACTATAGAGACACGAGGGTGCGTCAGTACTTTCCCATCGGGTCGCACAGGGTGGGTCAAAAACGTGAAAATAGAGAAGGAAACGATCCTGAATTTGAACGGGCAGCCTTGTTCGGTAATGCAATTTTAGGCGGCATGATAGGGTATCTCACGACTAGCGCCTTCATCTCCACTCTTTACTACCCCACCTTCTGGATTTTGATGGGGTTTGCGGTCGCCCTTCGAAATACCACGCAGTTGTATGCCGTGGCTCAGTCGGATATTGCTGCTTCATCGAGCCCTGAACAGAAGGTTTCTCTTTGGAGCCGGCCTCGAACCGTGAGATTGCGACATTGA
- a CDS encoding class I SAM-dependent methyltransferase, whose translation MSLRTRLFNIYWTMRGAIVPKLRYSQYSYEESLKRYVTPSVEWVEIGCGHSVLPSWRANEERQLVKTCKAIFGIDYDLPSLKAHPNITKKLRGDVTKLPFRSQAFDLVTANMVVEHLDNPDEQFREIGRILKSKGVFLFHTPNAYGYGVILSKVVPEWLKGKLIYLLEGREEHDVFPTHYKANTEAQVRTLAQANGFEVLQLDLIPTDAIFAMLPPLAAVELLWIRLLMTRPFRSLRTNMIVALRKAA comes from the coding sequence ATGAGCTTGCGGACGAGACTGTTCAATATCTATTGGACAATGCGGGGCGCCATTGTGCCGAAGTTGAGATACTCCCAGTATTCGTATGAGGAATCGCTGAAGCGCTATGTGACGCCATCAGTTGAATGGGTGGAGATAGGCTGTGGACACTCCGTCCTTCCCAGTTGGCGAGCGAATGAAGAGCGCCAACTTGTGAAAACCTGCAAGGCCATTTTTGGCATCGACTATGACCTGCCTTCACTGAAGGCACATCCCAACATTACGAAGAAGCTGCGGGGCGATGTCACCAAGTTGCCGTTTAGAAGTCAAGCCTTTGATCTGGTGACAGCCAATATGGTTGTCGAACATCTCGATAATCCAGATGAACAGTTTAGAGAGATTGGGCGGATCCTTAAGTCGAAAGGCGTGTTCTTGTTTCACACCCCAAACGCATACGGTTATGGAGTGATTTTATCCAAGGTTGTGCCTGAGTGGCTCAAGGGTAAGCTTATCTACTTGCTTGAAGGTCGCGAGGAGCATGATGTGTTTCCCACCCACTATAAGGCGAATACTGAAGCTCAGGTCAGGACGCTTGCTCAAGCCAACGGCTTTGAGGTATTGCAGCTTGATTTGATTCCAACCGATGCCATCTTTGCTATGCTTCCGCCGCTGGCAGCCGTAGAGTTGTTGTGGATCCGGTTGCTTATGACGCGGCCGTTCAGGAGTCTTCGGACAAATATGATTGTGGCCTTGAGGAAAGCGGCATAG
- a CDS encoding low molecular weight protein-tyrosine-phosphatase, whose amino-acid sequence MSEVDARSEVKVVSASVRDVARSVKRAVNGVLDRWRYRMLLTRQSFPNPTNAILVVCKGNICRSPLAEAYLKHQVGKHGLTTVVESAGLETSFGKPAHPLAQVVGTQEGLLLGKHATQPLHKEQVERADIILVMEWEQRNRVIKLYPQATQKVFLLRQFYDQSVREVADPYSGTLQDFQVCFSMIKRACDVLVMRMLPAAKSG is encoded by the coding sequence ATGTCGGAGGTTGACGCTCGATCTGAGGTAAAGGTGGTGTCCGCCTCTGTGCGGGATGTCGCTCGTTCAGTGAAGCGAGCTGTCAATGGGGTGCTGGATCGGTGGCGCTATCGGATGTTGCTCACTCGCCAGAGTTTCCCGAATCCTACGAATGCCATTCTAGTGGTGTGCAAAGGCAATATCTGTCGGAGCCCACTCGCAGAAGCCTATCTTAAGCATCAGGTTGGAAAACATGGGTTGACTACTGTGGTTGAGTCGGCAGGGCTCGAAACATCGTTCGGAAAGCCTGCACATCCGTTGGCACAAGTCGTCGGCACGCAGGAAGGCCTCTTGCTTGGCAAGCACGCAACCCAGCCGCTGCACAAAGAGCAGGTCGAACGAGCAGACATCATTCTGGTTATGGAATGGGAGCAGCGTAATCGGGTCATCAAGTTGTACCCTCAAGCCACGCAGAAAGTATTTCTACTCAGGCAATTTTATGACCAATCTGTGCGGGAAGTTGCCGACCCCTACAGCGGGACGCTACAGGATTTTCAGGTCTGTTTCTCAATGATTAAGCGAGCCTGCGATGTGCTAGTGATGCGAATGTTGCCCGCGGCCAAGTCGGGCTAG
- a CDS encoding ATP-grasp domain-containing protein codes for MRVLVTDGNERAALAVTRALGREHVEVIVGAESQRSLAGSSRYCWQRIVYPSPYQNPEGFIAALMEVLQRHQVDAVFPVSDIAMHVLGPEKAQIERYTHFPAPTAQAFQEISDKYRLMQCAVTEGVSIPGTVFVPDGRLEGIIAKIDDFPVVVKPGCSLVKEGNCWMKTSVCYAESPEELLRLYRERPYLQRPSLIQQRVIGEGQGLFVLMQEGRPLGMFAHRRLRERPPSGGVSVLRESIALPKVMVEATLKLLQRVKWNGVAMVEFKVDAATQCPLLMEINGRFWGSLQLAVDAGVNFPMHLLNMAMGRGEMVPEDGYRIGVKSRWLLGDLDQLLMRVRKSDRALNLPPGAPSKLQSLMSFCLFFERDVFYEIERFDDLAPSRFEVMRYLKLA; via the coding sequence GTGAGAGTCTTGGTTACCGACGGAAATGAGCGAGCGGCGCTTGCCGTCACCAGAGCGCTAGGACGGGAGCATGTGGAGGTAATTGTTGGGGCGGAGTCCCAACGATCCCTTGCAGGATCTTCTCGTTATTGCTGGCAGCGGATCGTCTATCCGTCTCCTTATCAAAATCCTGAAGGTTTCATCGCCGCCTTGATGGAGGTCTTACAGCGCCATCAAGTAGATGCTGTATTTCCCGTGTCCGATATCGCCATGCATGTCCTTGGGCCGGAGAAGGCCCAGATTGAGCGGTACACGCACTTTCCGGCCCCCACGGCCCAGGCATTTCAGGAAATCTCGGATAAGTACCGATTGATGCAGTGCGCGGTTACTGAAGGCGTTTCCATCCCGGGCACTGTCTTTGTCCCTGATGGACGACTCGAGGGGATTATTGCGAAAATCGATGATTTTCCCGTGGTGGTCAAGCCTGGTTGCTCACTGGTGAAAGAGGGCAATTGCTGGATGAAGACGAGCGTCTGCTATGCCGAGTCGCCCGAGGAACTCCTTCGACTCTATCGTGAGCGGCCGTATCTGCAACGACCTTCGTTGATTCAGCAGCGCGTCATCGGGGAAGGCCAGGGCCTGTTCGTGTTGATGCAGGAGGGAAGGCCGTTGGGAATGTTCGCTCACCGGAGACTTCGTGAGCGTCCCCCCTCTGGTGGGGTCAGTGTGTTGCGGGAAAGTATTGCCTTGCCGAAAGTGATGGTTGAGGCTACCCTCAAGCTGTTGCAGCGTGTGAAATGGAACGGGGTGGCGATGGTCGAGTTCAAAGTAGATGCAGCCACGCAGTGTCCCTTGTTGATGGAGATTAATGGGCGGTTTTGGGGTTCATTGCAGTTGGCGGTGGATGCTGGGGTGAATTTTCCGATGCATTTGCTCAACATGGCGATGGGACGGGGCGAGATGGTACCTGAAGATGGATATCGTATCGGAGTCAAGTCCAGGTGGTTGTTGGGGGATTTGGATCAGTTGTTAATGCGTGTGAGGAAGAGCGATCGCGCGTTGAATCTTCCACCAGGGGCCCCGTCGAAGTTGCAGTCACTCATGTCTTTCTGCCTGTTTTTTGAGCGAGACGTGTTTTATGAAATTGAGCGGTTCGATGATCTGGCCCCGAGTCGTTTCGAAGTGATGCGGTATCTCAAATTGGCATAA
- a CDS encoding polysaccharide deacetylase family protein produces the protein MNIGVRGFKQTIRSAVAGILHTSSVYRWRHRGKVLVLMYHRVLTTDEVSCHPVQAGMYVLDTVFAQQMSFVKSNFTVLSLQELLDQWHRGAWNEQARYCVITFDDGWLDNYRHAYPVLKRLRMPATIFLPTDYVGSNEWFWPDQLASLCKAAAGRTEGTISPKRIEAVLSGFLGGSLPFSAESMANHEQLADQIIERCKHLPIDRIRELVRALALELKVTLPHGRVIVNWDEVREMSQGGVSFGSHSCTHRIMTTITPDEVSEELVRSRQILLEQGVNYVPVYCYPNGNSDTRIQEQVRVSGYEAAVSVQMGVEGNRPENRYAIRRVGIHNDITHTIPLFSFRLFGPQPSSV, from the coding sequence ATGAACATTGGCGTTAGAGGGTTCAAGCAGACGATTCGTTCTGCGGTAGCGGGGATCCTCCACACATCATCGGTGTACAGATGGCGGCACCGAGGCAAGGTCCTGGTGCTCATGTATCACCGGGTGCTGACGACGGACGAAGTCTCCTGTCATCCTGTCCAGGCCGGAATGTACGTGCTCGATACCGTATTCGCTCAACAGATGTCTTTTGTGAAAAGCAATTTTACGGTCCTGTCTCTGCAGGAACTTCTTGATCAGTGGCACCGTGGTGCATGGAATGAGCAGGCACGATACTGCGTAATTACCTTCGATGACGGCTGGTTGGACAATTATCGCCATGCGTATCCCGTTCTGAAGCGATTACGTATGCCTGCGACTATTTTCCTTCCCACCGACTATGTGGGAAGCAACGAGTGGTTTTGGCCTGATCAGTTGGCATCCTTATGCAAAGCTGCTGCTGGTAGAACAGAGGGGACTATATCTCCAAAAAGGATTGAGGCTGTGTTGTCCGGTTTCCTAGGCGGAAGCCTCCCTTTCTCGGCTGAGTCGATGGCGAATCATGAGCAGCTAGCGGACCAAATTATTGAGCGTTGCAAGCATCTGCCGATCGATCGTATCCGCGAGCTGGTTCGCGCGTTGGCGTTGGAACTCAAGGTGACATTGCCGCATGGCCGAGTGATTGTAAATTGGGACGAGGTGCGTGAAATGTCTCAGGGAGGCGTGTCATTCGGTTCCCACTCCTGTACACACCGTATTATGACCACCATCACACCAGACGAGGTTTCCGAGGAGCTTGTGAGATCGCGACAGATTCTGCTGGAGCAAGGTGTGAACTATGTGCCGGTCTATTGTTACCCCAATGGAAATAGCGATACCCGCATTCAGGAACAGGTGAGAGTCAGTGGGTATGAGGCTGCAGTGTCCGTGCAGATGGGTGTGGAAGGGAACCGTCCTGAAAATCGGTATGCGATCCGCCGCGTGGGCATTCATAACGACATCACACACACCATTCCACTGTTCTCCTTTCGTTTGTTCGGTCCTCAACCGAGTTCGGTATAA
- a CDS encoding DUF5989 family protein gives MGEFLTELWAFMKERKKFWLLPIIMMLALLGSLIVLTQGSAVAPFIYTLF, from the coding sequence ATGGGGGAGTTTCTCACTGAGCTGTGGGCATTTATGAAGGAGCGGAAGAAATTCTGGCTCTTGCCGATTATCATGATGCTCGCCTTGTTGGGTAGCCTGATAGTCCTGACTCAAGGATCCGCCGTTGCGCCGTTCATCTATACGTTGTTCTAA
- a CDS encoding SxtJ family membrane protein translates to MAEKKELRNFGLIIGGVFFLIGIWPLIRHGDGMRLWAVVLGAILVPLGLVAPTILAPLFKVWMKIGHVMGWVNTRIILGILYFGLITPMGVVMRMFGWDSMRRTLSRDAASYRVVRQARPHTHMTKQF, encoded by the coding sequence GTGGCTGAAAAGAAAGAATTGCGGAATTTTGGATTGATTATTGGTGGTGTCTTTTTCCTGATCGGGATCTGGCCCCTCATCCGGCATGGTGATGGGATGCGCCTCTGGGCCGTTGTGTTGGGAGCAATTTTGGTACCCTTGGGATTGGTGGCGCCGACTATCCTCGCGCCTCTCTTCAAAGTCTGGATGAAGATTGGCCACGTGATGGGATGGGTCAACACCAGGATCATCCTGGGGATTCTATACTTTGGACTGATCACGCCGATGGGGGTCGTGATGCGGATGTTTGGTTGGGATTCTATGCGCAGAACGCTGAGCCGAGATGCTGCGAGCTATCGGGTCGTGCGGCAAGCGAGGCCTCATACCCATATGACCAAGCAATTTTAG
- a CDS encoding glycosyltransferase family 2 protein, producing MEWMFWGSIVFIIYAYAGYLLALVVLSCFRNRPVLAGDIQPMVSFVITAYNEEARIREKIENSLQQQYPRERLDIVVASDCSSDRTEEIVRSYATSGVRLVRAQERRGKEAAQKLAVSQTSGEILVFSDVATTLPPYGIANIVKSFNDPTVGCVSSVDQFVDAQGNLSGEGAYVKYEMLLRQLETKVNTLVGLSGSFFAARRTVCSPWADDLQSDFNTLLNSMKTGLRGVSDPRSVGYYKNLTDEKKEYQRKVRTVLRGIAVLMRSLPMLNPFRYGIFAWQLFSHKLCRWLVPFAMIGALVSNSVLAIDSVPYRVLLLAHVLFYMIAVAYAGCSWMPKSNVFRLPSFFVVVNLSILDAWMRYFRGDRVFRWEPSKR from the coding sequence ATGGAATGGATGTTCTGGGGCTCGATAGTGTTCATTATCTATGCCTATGCTGGCTACTTACTTGCGTTAGTGGTCCTCTCCTGTTTCAGGAACCGGCCTGTGCTGGCCGGCGATATTCAACCCATGGTCTCGTTTGTCATCACGGCCTATAATGAAGAAGCACGGATCAGGGAAAAGATCGAGAATAGTCTTCAGCAACAGTATCCGCGTGAGCGGCTCGACATAGTTGTGGCTTCCGATTGTTCGTCAGACCGAACCGAGGAGATTGTGCGATCGTATGCAACTTCGGGTGTGCGCCTTGTCCGCGCCCAGGAACGAAGAGGAAAAGAGGCCGCTCAAAAGCTGGCGGTGAGTCAGACAAGCGGGGAGATACTGGTGTTCTCAGATGTCGCGACCACCTTGCCGCCTTACGGCATCGCCAATATTGTCAAGTCGTTCAATGATCCAACGGTCGGCTGTGTCAGTAGTGTAGACCAATTTGTAGATGCCCAGGGAAATCTGAGCGGGGAGGGCGCGTATGTTAAATATGAAATGCTCCTGCGCCAGTTAGAAACGAAGGTGAACACATTGGTCGGGCTGAGCGGGTCATTTTTCGCCGCTCGGAGGACGGTCTGCAGCCCTTGGGCAGACGATCTCCAAAGCGACTTTAATACATTGCTCAATTCCATGAAAACCGGGCTGCGTGGGGTGTCGGATCCGCGAAGTGTCGGCTACTATAAGAACTTAACGGATGAGAAAAAGGAGTACCAACGCAAAGTTCGTACCGTCTTAAGAGGAATTGCTGTGCTGATGCGGAGCTTACCGATGTTAAATCCGTTTCGGTATGGAATCTTTGCGTGGCAACTGTTTAGTCATAAGCTCTGTCGGTGGCTCGTGCCATTCGCGATGATTGGCGCACTGGTCTCGAATAGTGTATTGGCAATCGATTCGGTGCCATACCGGGTTCTTTTGCTGGCGCACGTTCTGTTTTATATGATCGCCGTAGCCTATGCCGGGTGCAGCTGGATGCCAAAGAGTAACGTATTTCGATTACCTTCGTTTTTTGTTGTGGTGAACCTGTCCATTCTTGATGCCTGGATGCGGTATTTTCGGGGAGACCGGGTGTTTCGTTGGGAGCCGTCCAAGCGTTAA
- a CDS encoding DegT/DnrJ/EryC1/StrS family aminotransferase, giving the protein MKVQRTLPPSAAPIEFRDLVEGLLGLLHPQSTLEQLQAELGQYFGVKHVWFVSSGKAALTLILQALHGLSGREKVVLPGYTCFSVPSAVVRARLSVALCDVDPLSLDFDFAHLSKMADSSVLCVLATHLLGMGIDVPRVVELCRRQGIFVVEDVAQAFGGHCGAVPFGAIGDVSFLSFGRGKNITCGSGGAILTNNDRIGEALAREYAPLPDISLVGMLRNWLEVAVTQLLIKPSLYWLPAGLPFLKLGETKFYTDFPVSRLDPIRAGLLRRWKRRLDKSTASRVAHSEQILRSLAVGDVRTLKPFVRGQSVYLRFPVLMRSKQEKDAVCRLSARQGLGISSMYPSSLQHIAELRDALSSQEVPQSTSIAERLVTLPTHEFLSDSDLVRISDVLQAAQRVAGEETRCPSDVANGQHPGSRLPRVN; this is encoded by the coding sequence ATGAAGGTTCAGCGAACGCTTCCTCCATCGGCTGCACCGATCGAATTCAGGGACCTCGTTGAAGGGCTGCTAGGGCTCCTGCATCCGCAATCCACACTGGAGCAGCTACAGGCTGAATTGGGCCAATACTTTGGCGTGAAACATGTGTGGTTTGTGTCATCAGGAAAGGCCGCGCTCACTCTCATCCTCCAGGCGCTGCATGGGTTATCTGGACGAGAGAAAGTTGTGCTTCCCGGGTATACATGCTTTTCTGTGCCATCGGCCGTTGTGCGTGCAAGACTATCGGTGGCACTGTGTGACGTGGATCCTTTGTCGTTGGATTTCGACTTTGCCCACCTTTCCAAGATGGCCGATTCGAGCGTGTTATGCGTGTTAGCCACCCATTTGCTTGGGATGGGTATTGATGTGCCCAGAGTGGTTGAGTTATGCCGCCGACAAGGGATCTTTGTCGTAGAGGACGTGGCGCAGGCGTTTGGTGGCCATTGCGGTGCCGTTCCATTCGGGGCGATAGGCGATGTTTCGTTCCTGAGTTTTGGGAGAGGTAAAAATATTACCTGTGGTTCTGGAGGTGCCATTCTTACGAATAATGATCGCATCGGTGAAGCCTTGGCGCGTGAATATGCACCGCTTCCTGATATATCGCTGGTCGGCATGCTGAGAAATTGGCTGGAAGTGGCAGTGACGCAGTTGTTGATCAAGCCGTCCCTCTATTGGTTGCCAGCCGGACTTCCGTTTCTAAAGCTGGGCGAAACAAAGTTCTACACGGATTTCCCGGTTAGCCGTCTCGACCCAATACGGGCCGGGTTATTGCGGCGTTGGAAACGGCGGTTAGACAAATCGACTGCGAGCCGAGTCGCGCATTCCGAGCAGATTCTTCGATCGCTCGCCGTAGGTGATGTGCGGACGCTCAAGCCGTTTGTGCGGGGACAGTCGGTATATTTGCGATTTCCCGTGTTGATGCGTTCGAAGCAGGAAAAGGACGCAGTGTGCCGGTTGTCTGCGAGGCAGGGACTGGGAATCAGCTCTATGTACCCATCATCTCTGCAGCATATTGCTGAGCTTCGTGACGCGCTCTCATCCCAGGAGGTACCCCAGTCGACCTCGATAGCGGAACGACTGGTTACGCTTCCAACGCATGAATTCTTGTCCGATTCCGACCTCGTTCGAATTTCTGATGTACTTCAAGCGGCTCAGCGAGTTGCCGGGGAAGAAACGAGATGTCCTTCGGATGTGGCGAACGGTCAGCATCCTGGTTCTCGGTTACCTCGAGTGAACTGA
- a CDS encoding FemAB family XrtA/PEP-CTERM system-associated protein codes for MKLTISDCSSAEDRLGWDGFVRSHECGTGYHLYSWKSVINEVFGHDTIYLMGKNESREIVCVAPLVTLSSPLFGRFLISIPFLNYGGILATNQEARASLEACIEEIATSKEVDHVELRQQEIVETSWVRSERKVSMRLSLPSTYDDLQKQFSSKLRSQVRRAQKEGMTARVGGSECLDEFYCVFSRCMRDLGTPVYAKGFFAKILEVFPKEVRICVVSHGETPVAAGFLYGFRSSLEIPWAASDKRFNKLAPNMLLYGTVLEYACRQGFQVFDFGRSSPDSGTYRFKEQWGAQPHQLYWYYWMKGGRPVPQLNPQNPKYALAIRLWQNLPVAVANLLGPHIVKHLP; via the coding sequence ATGAAATTAACTATTTCTGATTGTAGCTCCGCCGAGGACCGACTGGGTTGGGATGGCTTTGTTCGTAGTCACGAATGTGGAACTGGATACCATCTGTACTCCTGGAAAAGCGTCATCAACGAGGTGTTTGGACACGATACGATTTATCTCATGGGAAAGAACGAAAGCAGGGAGATCGTTTGCGTTGCTCCGCTCGTTACTCTGTCGAGCCCACTCTTTGGTCGTTTTTTGATCTCGATCCCTTTCCTAAATTACGGTGGCATACTGGCAACCAATCAAGAGGCACGAGCTTCATTAGAAGCGTGTATCGAAGAGATTGCGACTTCCAAAGAAGTTGATCATGTCGAGTTGCGGCAGCAGGAAATCGTGGAAACATCATGGGTCCGAAGCGAGCGAAAGGTGTCTATGCGCTTGTCGCTTCCAAGCACCTATGATGATCTTCAAAAGCAGTTTTCCTCAAAACTGCGTAGCCAGGTTCGCCGGGCTCAAAAAGAGGGTATGACCGCACGCGTCGGCGGGAGTGAGTGCCTCGATGAGTTCTACTGTGTTTTCTCTCGTTGCATGCGCGACTTGGGGACGCCGGTCTATGCGAAGGGATTCTTTGCAAAGATTCTTGAGGTGTTTCCAAAGGAGGTGCGCATCTGCGTTGTTTCTCACGGAGAGACTCCAGTCGCTGCAGGCTTCTTGTACGGGTTCCGATCGTCGTTGGAGATTCCATGGGCTGCATCGGACAAGCGATTTAACAAGCTGGCCCCAAATATGTTGCTCTACGGTACGGTATTGGAATATGCGTGCCGACAGGGTTTTCAGGTCTTTGACTTTGGCCGTTCGAGCCCCGATAGCGGGACCTATCGGTTTAAGGAACAATGGGGAGCTCAGCCACACCAGCTGTACTGGTACTATTGGATGAAAGGTGGGCGCCCGGTTCCTCAGCTGAACCCCCAGAATCCGAAATACGCTCTCGCCATTCGTCTCTGGCAAAATTTGCCAGTCGCGGTTGCGAACCTTCTTGGGCCTCATATTGTGAAACATCTTCCATGA
- a CDS encoding polysaccharide deacetylase family protein, whose product MEGATTEMSWARNLYYHLLTFPGVDKLSRLVQRNCATVFMLHRFRHMGRGIEGFDVEHLRNGLEFLRKRKYDLRSLASVIESMMQGGTPLRGAVAFTIDDGYVDQAEVAAKVFADYDCPVTTFLATGFVDGKLWFWWDKIEFIFASTRRHAIRVRLADRLIDYHWDSMADRICAQADFTAKCKLVSDSDKHLAIASLAVEGEVLVPDVPPEIFSPMTWDQARDCERIGMTFGPHTVTHPILSRTTDVQAKDEIMESWKRVREELNSPVPIFCYPNGGWGDFGTRETDILKNAGLIGAVVGEPGFADPDLLARECAGPYKIRRFGFPETLPRLVQYVSGIERLKQKARREC is encoded by the coding sequence ATGGAAGGGGCAACGACTGAAATGAGTTGGGCGAGAAATCTCTACTATCATTTGCTCACGTTTCCTGGTGTGGACAAATTGAGTCGCCTGGTGCAGCGAAATTGTGCGACGGTATTCATGCTGCATCGATTTCGCCACATGGGGCGAGGAATCGAAGGGTTTGATGTAGAGCATCTTCGCAACGGTCTGGAGTTTCTTCGGAAACGCAAGTACGATCTGCGTTCACTGGCTTCTGTGATAGAGAGCATGATGCAAGGCGGCACCCCACTCCGAGGTGCAGTGGCTTTTACGATCGACGATGGATATGTTGATCAGGCCGAGGTTGCAGCAAAGGTCTTCGCCGATTATGACTGCCCTGTGACGACGTTCCTCGCTACAGGGTTTGTCGACGGCAAGCTCTGGTTCTGGTGGGATAAAATTGAGTTCATATTCGCCTCCACCAGACGACACGCTATCCGTGTACGGCTGGCCGACCGTTTGATTGACTACCACTGGGACTCCATGGCGGATCGCATCTGTGCACAAGCAGACTTCACTGCAAAGTGTAAGTTGGTATCAGATTCCGATAAACATCTTGCTATTGCTAGTTTAGCAGTTGAGGGGGAAGTATTGGTTCCTGATGTCCCCCCAGAGATATTTTCTCCGATGACCTGGGACCAAGCAAGAGATTGTGAACGGATCGGAATGACCTTTGGCCCTCATACGGTGACTCATCCAATCCTTAGCAGGACGACCGACGTACAAGCCAAAGATGAGATCATGGAATCATGGAAGCGAGTTCGGGAGGAACTGAATAGCCCGGTGCCTATTTTTTGCTATCCAAATGGAGGCTGGGGAGATTTTGGGACGCGGGAAACAGACATTCTGAAGAATGCAGGATTGATTGGAGCCGTGGTTGGAGAACCCGGTTTTGCAGATCCCGACTTACTGGCTCGGGAATGTGCTGGTCCATACAAGATAAGGCGTTTCGGGTTTCCGGAAACGCTGCCTCGCCTAGTGCAGTATGTGTCCGGGATAGAACGATTGAAGCAGAAAGCGCGCAGGGAGTGTTGA